One genomic region from Argentina anserina chromosome 2, drPotAnse1.1, whole genome shotgun sequence encodes:
- the LOC126783352 gene encoding glutathione S-transferase TCHQD: MQLYHHPYSIDSQRVRLALEEKSIDYTSFHLNPVTGKNMNVSFFRMNPSATLPVFQNGGHKIFNTIEIIQYVERIASVSTGADSAENTPFSGREVTEWMHRLQQWNPKFFTLAHIPDKYFRSVSKFLRRVVMARMEESPDLAGAYHSKLQEVYDTEDKLKNSSVLIHDKEHLIRLLDQVEKQLNETTYLVGEEFTMADVMLIPVLARLVLLNLEDEYIGTRPNTAKYWITVQQRPSYKKVIASHFNGWRKYRTLWKTWFAIHSRSILRRF, translated from the exons ATGCAGTTATACCACCACCCATATTCAATAGATAGTCAAAGGGTGAGACTTGCTTTGGAAGAAAAAAGCATTGATTACACATCATTCCATCTGAATCCTGTAACCGGCAAGAATATGAATGTCTCATTCTTCAGAATGAATCCAAGTGCAACACTCCCGGTTTTCCAAAATGGCGGGCACAAGATTTTCAATACGATTGAGATTATTCA GTATGTAGAAAGAATTGCAAGTGTCTCTACAGGCGCGGACTCCGCTGAGAACACTCCCTTCAGTGGCAGAGAAGTCACTGAATGGATGCACAGGCTACAACAATGGAACCCCAAATTTTTCACACTTGCACACATCCCAGACAAGTACTTTCGTTCTGTCTCCAAATTCTTGAGGCGGGTGGTGATGGCTCGAATGGAGGAATCTCCTGATTTGGCAGGTGCTTATCACAGTAAATTGCAAGAAGTATATGACACTGAAGACAAGTTGAAAAACTCAAGTGTTTTGATACATGACAAAGAACATCTGATTAGACTTCTTGATCAAGTTGAAAAACAGCTAAATGAAACAACATATTTAGTAGGGGAAGAGTTTACAATGGCAGACGTGATGCTAATTCCGGTGCTAGCACGGTTGGTGCTGTTAAATTTGGAGGATGAGTATATAGGTACCCGGCCGAACACTGCTAAATACTGGATTACAGTGCAGCAGAGGCCTAGTTATAAGAAAGTGATTGCGAGTCATTTCAATGGATGGAGGAAGTATAGAACTTTGTGGAAAACCTGGTTCGCTATTCACAGCAGAAGCATTTTAAGGAGATTTTGA
- the LOC126782498 gene encoding LOW QUALITY PROTEIN: protein kinase STUNTED (The sequence of the model RefSeq protein was modified relative to this genomic sequence to represent the inferred CDS: deleted 1 base in 1 codon): protein MLQIGFGGGEAEMDKGRSVVVGVKLDSKSRELLTWALVKVAESGDSVIAIHVLGKNEIVDRNGKSALLSLVKAFDSVLAVYEGFCNLKQVDLKLKICRGTSIKKILIREAQSYNACKFIVGTAQSHHTIRSSTSVAKYCAKKLPKDCGILAVNNGKVVFNREGSLSICDSQGSDQHQKNRLLGAFHRHKSSKVLNEGSDNLASKNTYDQVNCKKVEQTLAKIFFECTDTVEKQTCSVCSRPSVDNCSHQSAEDSAEDGEDNSLAIVPVQSEEASSITQLIKELPESRPGWPLLRRAVLPDPSERSLVRKISVVQWAMQLPSRRHRQNSCDPVEDQPSSLNGETGALVPVGSEVTAPSSPDYNLKKLPRELEGLHEKYSSTCRLFNFQELQSATSYFLAENLIGRGGSSQVYKGCLPDAKELAVKILKPSEDVLKEFVLEIEIITTLNHKNIISLLGFCFEDNLLLVYDFLSRGSLEENLHGSKKDPNAFGWNERYKVAVGVAEALDYLHSGSARPVIHRDVKSSNILLSDNFEPELSDFGLAKWASTSSSHITCTDVAGTFGYLAPEYFMYGKVNEKIDVYAFGVVLLELLSGRKPISSDYSKGNESLVMWAKPILNGGKVSQLLDPSLGNNYDQGQLERMILAATLCIRHAPRARPQMNFVVKLLQGDVEMIKWARLQVYAWEESDILDDEACPRSNLQSHLNLALLDVEDDSLSMSSIEQTVSLEDYLEAGGAAHQALTNNFTCIMLLC from the exons ATGCTTCAAATTGGGTTTGGCGGGGGAGAAGCTGAGATGGATAAAGGACGTTCTGTTGTTGTGGGAGTGAAGCTGGACTCCAAGAGCAGAGAGCTGCTGACGTGGGCTCTCGTCAAGGTGGCTGAATCTGGTGACTCTGTCATTGCTATTCATGTTCTGGGTAAAAATG AAATTGTGGATCGAAATGGGAAGTCTGCACTGCTTTCACTTGTCAAAGCATTTGACTCTGTTCTTGCTGTGTATGAAGGCTTCTGTAATTTGAAGCAG GTGGATCTCAAGCTTAAAATTTGCAGAGGAACATCAATAAAGAAGATTCTAATTCGTGAAGCACAATCATATAACGCATGCAAATTTATAGTGGGAACTGCTCAGAGCCACCATACAATCCGGTCATCCACCTCTGTGGCCAAGTACTGTGCAAAGAAGCTGCCAAAGGATTGTGGGATACTCGCTGTAAATAATGGGAAAGTTGTGTTTAACAGAGAGGGCTCTCTATCAATTTGTGACTCTCAAG GAAGTGACCAGCATCAAAAAAATCGTTTGCTCGGTGCATTTCATAGACACAAGTCTTCCAAAGTACTAAATGAAGGCAGTGACAATCTAGCCTCAAAGAACACATATGATCAGGTCAATTGTAAGAAAGTGGAGCAGACATTAGCTAAAATCTTCTTCGAATGTACAGATACGGTTGAGAAGCAGACATGCTCAGTTTGTTCAAGGCCCTCAGTGGATAATTGTAGTCACCAATCAGCTGAAGACTCTGCTGAGGATGGTGAAGATAACTCCCTGGCCATAGTGCCAGTACAAAGTGAAGAGGCAAGTTCAATTACTCAGTTGATCAAAGAATTGCCTGAATCAAGGCCCGGTTGGCCACTGCTTCGTCGTGCTGTGTTACCAGACCCTTCAGAGAGGTCTTTGGTTCGGAAAATCTCTGTGGTTCAGTGGGCAATGCAGCTGCCTAGTCGGCGTCATAGACAAAATAGTTGTGATCCAGTGGAAGATCAACCTTCTAGTTTGAATGGAGAAACTGGTGCACTGGTTCCGGTGGGTAGTGAGGTGACTGCCCCATCCTCACCTGATTACAATTTGAAAAAGCTTCCTAGAGAGTTGGAGGGTCTGCATGAGAAGTACTCATCTACTTGCAGATTGTTCAATTTCCAGGAACTTCAGTCAGCAACATCATATTTCCTGGCTG AAAACCTGATTGGAAGAGGTGGTAGCAGTCAAGTTTATAAAGGTTGCCTCCCTGATGCCAAGGAACTTGCTGTTAAGATCTTAAAGCCATCTGAAGATGTGTTGAAGGAGTTTGTTCTGGAAATAGAGATTATCACTACCTTGAATCACAAGAACATTATTTCCCTTCTGGGGTTCTGTTTTGAGGATAATCTTCTCTTGGTTTATGATTTCTTATCCAGAGGAAGCCTTGAGGAGAATCTCCATG GAAGTAAGAAAGATCCAAACGCATTTGGTTGGAATGAGAGATACAAGGTGGCAGTGGGTGTAGCTGAGGCCTTAGATTATCTGCATAGTGGCAGTGCTCGGCCGGTGATCCACAGGGATGTTAAATCATCCAATATACTGTTATCTGATAATTTTGAGCCAGAG CTCTCTGATTTTGGACTGGCTAAGTGGGCATCAACCTCCTCATCGCATATAACATGCACTGATGTTGCAGGAACATTTGG ATACTTGGCCCCTGAGTACTTTATGTATGGCAAAGTAAACGAGAAGATTGATGTATATGCATTTGGTGTCGTACTACTTGAACTTCTTTCAGGAAGAAAACCTATAAGCAGCGACTACTCGAAAGGCAATGAAAGCCTAGTCATGTGG GCCAAGCCAATTTTAAATGGTGGGAAGGTGTCCCAACTATTAGATCCGAGCTTGGGAAATAACTACGATCAAGGCCAATTGGAGAGAATGATTTTAGCAGCTACACTTTGTATCAGACATGCCCCAAGAGCAAGGCCCCAAATGAACTTT GTCGTGAAGCTCCTGCAAGGTGATGTAGAAATGATAAAGTGGGCGAGGCTACAAGTCTATGCTTGGGAGGAATCTGATATCCTTGACGACGAGGCATGTCCACGTTCTAATCTCCAGTCTCATCTTAACCTTGCACTGCTTG
- the LOC126784209 gene encoding uncharacterized protein LOC126784209, translated as MAICESGPMMLNDVNCEGEYKDFNFISELLTESIKQVGYQNVVQVVTDNAPVCAKVGALIASKYHTIFWTPCVVHTLNLALKNICTPSHAANNVDVYAECSWIQPVVEDVMFIKNFIMNHGMRLVMFNDHCNLKLLSVAPTRFASAPIYEMIRKADTDKHCLHLVYEWWDNMMEQVKKAIYRKEMKQFNEESPFWDVVHKILLSQWSKATTPLHCLAHSLNPKYYSPEWLDEGFHRVAPHKGLDVTRERKNCFFRYFSNEDDRRKVNIEYAHFSMCMQEFGGGDVIKDRSILEPLTWWVVHGSSAPTLQAIAFKLLGQPSSSSSSCERNWSTYNFIHSLPRNKLAPQKAEDLVYVHTNLRLLARQSSFYNKGATHMWDIGGDAFDSLEDTNIGIFEVAELSLDEPELEAVLFDDGDDDEFEEELNAEDDVVS; from the exons ATGGCTATTTGTGAGAGTGGTCCGATGATGTTAAATGATGTAAATTGTGAAGGAGAATACAAGGattttaatttcatttccGAATTGCTTACTGAATCTATCAAACAAGTTGGTTATCAAAATGTAGTGCAAGTGGTTACCGATAATGCTCCCGTTTGTGCAAAAGTTGGTGCTCTAATAGCAAGTAAGTATCATACAATCTTTTGGACTCCATGTGTTGTTCATACTTTGAATCTTGCTCTCAAGAATATTTGCACCCCTTCTCATGCTGCGAACAATGTGGATGTGTATGCTGAATGTTCTTGGATACAACCGGTGGTGGAGGATGTTATGTTTATTAAGAACTTTATTATGAATCATGGAATGAGATTGGTTATGTTTAATGATCATTGTAATTTGAAGTTGCTTTCGGTTGCTCCCACAAGGTTTGCATCTGCG CCTATTTATGAGATGATAAGGAAGGCGGACACGGATAAGCATTGTCTTCATTTGGTTTATGAATGGTGGGATAATATGATGGAGCAAGTGAAGAAGGCTATTTATAGGAAAGAAATGAAGCAATTTAATGAAGAATCTCCATTTTGGGATGTGGTGCATAAAATTTTATTGTCTCAGTGGAGCAAAGCCACTACACCTCTCCATTGTTTGGCACATTCTTTGAATCCCAA ataCTATAGTCCGGAATGGCTTGATGAAGGTTTTCATCGTGTTGCTCCTCACAAGGGCTTGGATGTTACAAGGGAAAGGAAGAATTGTTTTTTTCGATACTTTTCCAATGAGGATGATAGAAGAAAGGTCAACATAGAGTATGCTCATTTTTCTATGTGTATGCAAGAGTTTGGAGGTGGAGATGTGATTAAGGATAGAAGTATTTTAGAACCACTAACATGGTGGGTGGTTCATGGATCTTCGGCCCCAACTCTCCAAGCCATTGCCTTTAAGCTTCTAGGtcaaccttcttcttcttcttcttcttgcgaAAGGAATTGGAGTACTTACAATTTCATTCACTCTCTCCCAAGGAACAAGTTAGCACCACAAAAAGCGGAAGATTTAGTATATGTGCACACCAATCTTCGCCTCTTAGCTAGGCAATCCTCATTTTACAACAAAGGTGCAACTCATATGTGGGATATTGGAGGTGATGCTTTTGATTCATTGGAGGACACTAATATTGGAATATTTGAGGTTGCTGAGCTTTCACTTGATGAACCCGAATTAGAGGCGGTTTTGTTTGATgacggtgatgatgatgagtttGAAGAGGAATTAAATGCAGAAGATGATGTTGTTTCTTGA